ttcgtgaaaacaaaataataTTTTTGATCTTCCGATAGCTGTGACATCCCTAACGTTTATGTTTTTGGGGCTAGTGACGTGTCTAAGCTCGGTTCTTGTGAAAACGAAGAATgtaaagaaaaaaatgaaattgaaatgaGAAAGAACAGTAGTGATTATGTGAATGTGAAAGCAGCGtaagaggaaagaaagacaGAGAATAACGAAGGGGAAGAATGATTGGTAAAATTAGTCAGTTATTCAATTTTCGGTATACACCCACTGAACATGTCAGTGACTTCACGCagatcaattagctaaattatgGTTTTAGCTAGAAGAAAACCAGAGAACAAATATACAACCGTAGTATCCATCATGCTTGAGGAACGATTCCTCGTTTTCCTGATTATACAACCTGTTTTAAGACCTAAGTTACCCAATAAACTAAATtatatttttcttttgattaAACCGctcatcaaatcaaaactaTTTCCGTCAGGTTGTAAATCCACAAATTCAGTTTTACTTGAATTACtggatgaggaagaagaagaagaaggattatatCGATCTTCTGAATTGTCCACATTTCTATTATATAAAGGTGTTAATCCATTTGAAGTTCCAGCTGCAGATTTCGATTTGATTGGTATACAACGTAATAATCCATGATCTGGTGTAATTGATAATATCCTCAATGGTGTATGTGGTTCTGTTGTCGTTAAAGTTACTTCTTGACCACTATATCGCCCAATTCAAAATCAGCCACAATCGTCTTATAGGAGGACACTTTGATGGATTTAATGTGAGATCTACTCACGAATGTAACCATCTACCATGATATTCATCCATAAATCCTTtaaatcctttttcttctataaaTTGCTCCCATTTAGAATCGAAAGAATTCATGATTTTTGCAAATGTACCCTCCATTGTAGGAGGAGTAGGTAATGCTTTATTGGATGCTGTCGAAGATATTTTGGCTGCAAGCAAAGAATGTAATTGCGATAAAGATGTTGTAGGTAAAGCATTTAGGACGTTTATTCCGCAACCTAGACAATACAAGAGAATTCCACTGTCGATCAGCAACAGGTATACGTAGGGATTCGATATAAAGGTTTTAATCATGACCTACCAACAACAATTCTCCATTTACCACCAACGAAATTTGTATTTACTAAAATACCacctaatttagctttaccttttttacctgaacctatCTCCGTTCCTCCgacaccttcaacttcagcatAAATATCATTTGGCCATTTAATTCttacacctaatttaccatcttcgTCAACTGCTTCACAAACTGCTAATGCCATTATATATTGAATAAAAACCATTTTATTCAATAACGAAGCAGGTAAATCTAATAGTAAGGAGAATTGTAAACATCCAGGTGGTGATAACCATATATTTGATCCTCTACCTCTGCCTGATAATTgaaatgaagctaaaaaggcTAATGGTGCTGTGAGATTGGTAAGTAATAAAGGGTTTCTGCAATCAGGTTGAATTCTGTCAGTTGTTGAATCACCCTTATAGCCAAAATTGGAGACCAGCAACTCACCGATCAAGCATCGTCTGAGTACTGGTGACTGTTTCTCCATAGATGATCAAATCGCCTAAAGCACAGTTGTCACCTTGATCACTTTTACGCATTACACCTGATCTTCTGCCGGTACTCTTCCTAGCAGCATCCAATTCAGACCAATACGTTGAAAAGTTGAACAAAGGTGTCCATCTAGGTGTGTAAGGTATGgtagatgaaggtaataagaCTGTCTTAGGTATAGAGTGGAAGTCGGGTGGTTGTGGGATTGGTGGTGaagcttcacctgaagaatcGATATTCAGTTTTTCAATTGAGGGAGTCTCGAGCGTCGGCTGATCGCGTCGTTTCTTGGCTAACCAACGTgtcacttcatcttctgatgatgagTTAAGATCTTTAGATGTAGATTTGATTGGACCGAAACTTAGTTGATCATTGCCATCTTTCAGTATCTGCCAACCATTTTCTGAATTCATTTTACCATTCAACTCTTTCTTGGAGACGGCGTTTGTTGATAGTTCCGGTAAATTTGGATGAGAAAGTATGAAAAGAGGTGATGGATGAGTGGGATGTAATAATAATTTtggatcttcttctccatcaatTTCACTTGTGCTTCCTCCTTCATTACTACCGTTATTATCACTTTGTTTTCTACTCCTGCTTGGTGGATTCAGACCAAGTAAAATTAAAAGTTCTTCTACCCATTCGATTCTAGCTTTATCACTAGCCtcgatttcatcaatttcaggtgGATTTCCCAATTTATTTATAGCTAATTTTGCTGGTGGATCATTTAATGGATATTCAGGATGCAAAGAGCacaaaattgattttcctttaccattttctgTCAAAACGACTGCAACAGgttctttttcaccatttttcGTTATCACATCAGCATACCTAGCTAATACTTTGACGTTtgttggtaaaggtgaaggtaatataAAATGCCCTCCACCATTATAGTATATATGGTCTAAAGATCGATGGtttgaagtagaagaagaaggttcaaGGAATAACGATACGGCTCTTGATCCTGATTCAGAAGCA
This is a stretch of genomic DNA from Kwoniella dendrophila CBS 6074 chromosome 3, complete sequence. It encodes these proteins:
- a CDS encoding biotin-[acetyl-CoA-carboxylase] ligase, with product MPGPSSSAHQVLVYSGPGVSPLSLSHTILTLSLLLLPHYTVQPVTPEVLHSQPWQENCALLVIPGGRDLPFVEELTIKRKITIKIKEYVENGGRYLGICAGAYFGTKQVNFEVAGPMEVKGERDLAFFPGISEGPTFPGFQYASESGSRAVSLFLEPSSSTSNHRSLDHIYYNGGGHFILPSPLPTNVKVLARYADVITKNGEKEPVAVVLTENGKGKSILCSLHPEYPLNDPPAKLAINKLGNPPEIDEIEASDKARIEWVEELLILLGLNPPSRSRKQSDNNGSNEGGSTSEIDGEEDPKLLLHPTHPSPLFILSHPNLPELSTNAVSKKELNGKMNSENGWQILKDGNDQLSFGPIKSTSKDLNSSSEDEVTRWLAKKRRDQPTLETPSIEKLNIDSSGEASPPIPQPPDFHSIPKTVLLPSSTIPYTPRWTPLFNFSTYWSELDAARKSTGRRSGVMRKSDQGDNCALGDLIIYGETVTSTQTMLDRNPLLLTNLTAPLAFLASFQLSGRGRGSNIWLSPPGCLQFSLLLDLPASLLNKMVFIQYIMALAVCEAVDEDGKLGVRIKWPNDIYAEVEGVGGTEIGSGKKGKAKLGGILVNTNFVGGKWRIVVGCGINVLNALPTTSLSQLHSLLAAKISSTASNKALPTPPTMEGTFAKIMNSFDSKWEQFIEEKGFKGFMDEYHGRWLHSGQEVTLTTTEPHTPLRILSITPDHGLLRCIPIKSKSAAGTSNGLTPLYNRNVDNSEDRYNPSSSSSSSSNSSKTEFVDLQPDGNSFDLMSGLIKRKI